The segment GTGCCAGGTCGTCCAGGTCTGTGTAGACACGAGGCTCCTCATATAGATAGGCATAGTCGGCTGTCATCAGGAGAGGGTCACCGCCACCGACTAGCCACACGTCGCCGTCCACCACGCCGTCCAGCGGGGCCAACTCGGCAAGCACTGTTGTCGTCAGTACGGCATCCGGGCCAAGGTGGCGGCGCGCCGCCATGCCGGTGAGGAGTTTCTGTGCACTAGCTGGGGTCATGGGAAGGCCTGGGTCCACAGAGAACAGAGACCGTCCGTGTTCGGACACCTCCACACACGTAGATGGAGGAAGTAGCGCCGCCGAGCCGGCCAGAGCGGTCTGGAGGTTCCGTTCGGCGGTCGGTGCCTGCAGGAACTGCGGAACCCGACGTACAGAGAACAGTGGAGTGGCCACCCTTGCCGGAACAGGGGCCAAGCCGGGCCCGTCACCGGCGGCCTGGCGGTCGGTCCGCTGTGCCTGAACCCCGGTCATGACCGCCACCGTGAATAGGAGTAGCGGGAGGACCAGGCGCCTGTTCACGGGGCGCCATGCTACGGGTCGCGCGCTCTCGTCTAGGTTCGCTACATGCAGATCCTCGCCGCCCTCTTTTTTGAGGGACTGGACCTCCGCC is part of the Acidimicrobiales bacterium genome and harbors:
- a CDS encoding D-alanyl-D-alanine carboxypeptidase, with the protein product MNRRLVLPLLLFTVAVMTGVQAQRTDRQAAGDGPGLAPVPARVATPLFSVRRVPQFLQAPTAERNLQTALAGSAALLPPSTCVEVSEHGRSLFSVDPGLPMTPASAQKLLTGMAARRHLGPDAVLTTTVLAELAPLDGVVDGDVWLVGGGDPLLMTADYAYLYEEPRVYTDLDDLA